Part of the Salminus brasiliensis chromosome 2, fSalBra1.hap2, whole genome shotgun sequence genome, cATAAGCATGGTCAACTTCTGCAATGTATTTTAACAAGTAACAAACGTGATGTCACCCTATTTTTGCAGCATTTTAGTAAGATGTATGCTGGGGGAAGACTAATCAGCAAGCAGATTTGATAAACCAGTAGAATTAAAGCTAATTGCCATTTGAAAGCGTTCAAATACCACAGGTGAGACTGTACTAACAGCCAATGCCACCGCTGGGGCTGTACTTGCGTAAGCATGCATTTGCTCCGGTGGAGTAGCTTCAATcatttattagctacattagcccagTATCttcattacaaaataaaagaagCTGCAGTCAGCAAACATACATTACTTGGCTAAATGCCTACATTTGAAAAAAACCTTCCACCAAACTCTTTCTTTAAATTAAGTCAGTTGTACTGCtgctacagttgaaaccagaagtttacatacactatataaaaagacacatatgcatttttccctcattgtctgacatgaatttagaataaacttttcctgTTTTAGGACAATTAgaattaccaaaattatttctatttgctaaatgccagaataaaagtttaaatacatttctttaGTATTTGGTACAATTGCTCTTAAACTTTATTAATAGGGTCAaatgttttggatatcctttCACAAGCATCTCACGATAGTTGGCAGGACTCTTGGCCCTCACTCCTGACAGAACTTTagatgccatctattttgtggggttgttttcctccctcctgcagcaaaacaaccccacaacctgatgctgccacccccgtgtttcacagttgggatggtgttctcaggttACCAATGTAACAATGGTCAatgggcattttttttttttttttttttgagtaatgGGTCGAGTAAAGAGTGGCATTCAGCCCATGTCGATACAGTACtagtttcactgtggataatgacacactcttaccagcttcagccagtATTTTCACAaagtctttttcttttgttcttgggttgatattcacatttcggaccaaagcacgttcatctctgggacacaggacctgtctccttcctgagcagtatgatggctggacagtcccatcttgtttgtacttgcatataattgtttgtacagatgatcGAGACACCGTCGGGCATCTGAAAATTTCCCCCAAGGATGAGtcagacttgtgcaagtccacaattctcttcctgatttcttggctgattttttccactttcccatgatgttacacaaagaagcagtgtgttttagtcgtgccttaaaatacatccacaggtgtgtctctaattgACCTtagatgttgccaataaacctatcagaagcttccgaagacatgacatcatcatataggctgtcccaaattgtttaaaggcatagtaatcttagtgtatttaaacttttgacttaagtaataaaaattgccttaaaaattccctctctcatcattctggcatttagcaaatagaaataattttggtaatcctaattgacctaaaacaggaaaagtttattctaaattaatgtcagacagtgagaaaaaatatatatagtgtatgtaaacttctggtttcaactgtaggTGGCAAACCACTATGGTCACCTCCTTGTTCTTGCGCACTGTTAGTCACCCAAACAACAGAGGTAAAAGAGGTTAAACAGCGGTTATGAACGTAGTCGTAAATGAGTTATTTCTTGAGTTTCACCTCCCACCCCCTGCAGCAGTTAGCACATTGACTTCCTGAACAAGAGGGGGCAAATAAACTCTGGAAAAACACAATATCCATGTGTGAACTCTTGTTACCTCCGTGGCCCCACAAAGTTCTGTGGCAGGAGCCAATGTGGTTAAGCTGTGGTCTAGGTCCACCTCAGACCCAGAGGAAACCTGATACTGGGGGCCTTTTCTGGTGAAAAAAGCCCTTACCGGATATCCGAAAAGCCCAATCTAGACTGCCGGGCTTGTCCTTATATAGAAGGCAAGGGAAGTGCCTATTAGTAAACCACTAATTAAACCTCAAGGAGGTAGAGGTGCAGCCAAATTGGGCATCATTAGAAAGTCATGTTTAAGAATAAGTGTGTAAATATACTTTTGGTACCACAAGGTGTGTAGGACATTATGCTAAATCAGTCTGGAAGTTATAACATTCTTTTAACTGTATGCCCTTGCGTCATAGGCGTACTGCAGATTTTGATGTATATTACTTGTATCCAGTACAGTGGCATTTGATGGAAAATTGCATATTGGCATTTGGTTCGTTTGGCTGTTTAGAAGTTAAGAACGCGGtctattattgttattcttaCCTTATACTCTTGTAACCGCACACTCATAACCTAAACTCAACGATTCTTCAAAATATAGCAGAAATTATACAATTTCATAACACAGTGGAGGAACTATGTTTACACAGTTGGTGTACACGTTGGACCACACGCTGGTCCTAATCATAGTCATAATCAAAACAGACAGTATGCTTAACAAAGCAGCCAAAGCTTTGTGTACATTTTGAGGAGaaccatgtgaaaaaaatgCACAATTACAGAGAAATGGGGAGTCCAAAGCATGTTTGAGGTGACCTgaaaaataaaagtgaaaaactgccaTAACCTGTATGAGGATGAGAGATTTTGTCAGTGAGACTATTTCATGCTTTAAATTCAAGGATCCTGGAGAATGCAGAGGCTGATGAGCCTTATGCCATGCTTTTAGCAGACTTCTAAAACAGGAATGTATCTTCTAGAGCAGCTCCTCTCTTTTAGAACTTGCTTCAAGTCCAGAATAGTGAAGCAATCAACGATGCCAACCTAGACAAAATGGTGATCATTGACAATAACTCTGGCAGCTTCTTTCAGTGAAGTGTGCACTGCTACAACTGTGGCGACAAAAGAGCATTCATTTTCTAAGCTAAAGCTCATCAAGTCCTACCTGAGAAGCAGCACAGGACAGGGGGGACTTAatggtattctgtccatttaaaaTGCCAGAGCCTGGACTTGAAGTACTGAAGCCTGGACTTGGATGATTTTGCTGATGACAGGGCACATTGCCTCAACTGAATATGAGTGAGTACCCTTACTCTAACTATTATCTGTATTCTGTAAACCTTCATAGTTTGAGAGGGGATGGAATGAATTTAGATTGAGGTTGAgacagaaataaaagaaaaaaaaaataattaattgggGGGGGCATTGATTTGTTTTTGCACTGGGACATAAGATCCTACTTATGACACTAAGTAAGTGTATGTAACACACATGCAGCCACATGCAACCTCTACTTAAGAGACCAGAAGGAAATAAAATGCTTGTTTCATAAGACTAATCATAAGCTAAAGTAAGGGAGTAAGGGAGACCTAATGCTTGGCCATGGTTAAACACCACATTCCAACATAAGAGTCTATGGAGGGTGGCAGTGTCATGGTTTTGGTGTGCCTTGCTACCTCAGTCCCAGGACAGCTTGCCATTATTGATGAATCTATGAATTATGAATTGTAACAGCAAATTCTACAGGAGAATGTCAGGGCATCCATCTGTAAACCATGAAAGGCTAATGAAACAAGACAACAACCATATGCACACAAAGAAGTCTACAAAGAAATATTTAAGGCAGAAATATATCATTTTTGAATGACCAAGTCAAATCTAGACcttaaaacataaacaaattGTGAAAGGAGCATGGAAGCCAATCAACACTTAACCTAACATTTCTGCATACAATTTTAAAGTTACTGGTACTAATAGCAAATTACTTATAGCAACGGGCCACagcatttttatattaaaagcagacaaaaaaatatgaataataatatgcTAATTAATAATGGGGTTCTCTTCATCTACTTTTAGGACGCATGATAAGGTGCTAAACCTATTTCAGAATTATAAGAGTTTCACAGACTTTCTAGCAGTATTGTAATTATGTGAGAAGGCAATTGAGAATAGAGTGACCTCCACAGAAACTTTCACACTATCAAACACATTACATGTTTACTGTACAAGTTACTTAAAGTCAAGACTTTCTAGGTACTGTACTATACCATACTCAATATACTAAAAACTCCTTGTAAGTTACAGTTTAAATACAGCCTGTATGATGATGCTCTGAAATACTCTTTGATATTATgggtttaaaaaacaaaaatacatgttGAGCTTATTTTGTTCTACAATAAAACTAGGAATGACTAAAATGCTTCAACAGTGGCCACATATACATCCCAAAACATTCTGGTCATGTGACTTTGTTTGGGCATCTACAATTCAGTTTTTCACTATGTTTTTATTGTAAGCTGTACATTTACGAGTGGTACTTCCTATCCAGAAGAACAAAATAGTTCTAAAGGGGCATGCTGTATAAttacagatgcacacacaccagTTAAATGGAGGTCCAATCAGTCCAGCCAAATCTCACCATCAAACCAGGTCTATAAAAGTGTACTTTACAGTTTACCATTTAATGGGCAGCTAATAGGAGAGATACAGTTTCAACACCTTTGGCTCCCATCGGACACTGTGTGTTAATAGGTCTAAGTGGAGACCGCACAGTGGCTGGTAtttttggtgcaggacagtgggCGGCTCTGTGTGTAAGAGGAATGTGAGGCCGCAGACTTTCGAGACTAGATTATGGACCAGCCGTGGTGTTCTGCTGTCCAGTTCCTCCATGCGTGACAAAACCAACCAAACCACCGCCTACTCACGGTCAATGAAATGACAGGCTTTCGAAGACCAGTGCGTTTCCAGCATGGGCCGGTCAGGACAAAATAAAAGGGCAGAGACCGTGATTGCTTGCGGCCACAGTGTGGGCGGTTGTGGGGACGtgtcctcttttctctcactctctctccttcccctcGTCACATGGTCCAAATCGAGTGATACAATGCCATCTACTGGACTGACCGCTAAAGTCTACCCTGCAATATGTACCAAACAGTCAGCGTTAAACCTAAAGTTCAACGGTACTGCATGAATATAAGGCTGTCACTATTGATCAAGCCATCTACCAATctatcttaaaaaaacaaaaattataTCACATTTTATTCCATTCTGAACATAACACCTAGCATGTCCGTGTTAACATGGCAAGACATTTGAAATAAACCTCACCAGCCTAAGAGAAACTAAAAACAAAGATGGTCTTGGTTTACGGTCACACAATTAAGGTATTTACTCAAAAATGTTCTCATTCCACCCTACTCACTGCAAGTATAAAATTGTTCGGTAGACATTTTACAGCTATTTCAAGATCCTATATAAACAACACAATGTTACACAAATCACGCACAGAAATGCTTATTCTTCCATGTTTTATCCTTCCATAAGTTAAATGATATTAACTGTAGTAAATAGGGAGAAGCCATTGCCCTTCTGAACCAAAAGAATGTGCGCACTAGCTTTAATGCCACACCAAGCCTCTAATCATTCTTTAAGTGTTTGAGAATGGCCAGGTGGTCCTTTCTGTTGATGAAGATGCAGTGGACCACAGTGGGTTGTGGGCCACTCTCTCCCAAGTCTAGAGTGATGATGAACCTGCAGATGCCCGTGTTGGGGCAGGCTGAATACACATGGTTCATCTTCAGTCCGGCAGGCAGGCTGCAGCACAATTCGTCCACCAGGTGGCGCACTGCAACGCGGATATAAGCACCATGGCTCACAACCAGAGCGTGAATTGGCAGGTCAGCGACTCCATCGTTGGCTAGTCCTGCAACTACGGGCTGGGATAAAGGTGTTGGAAAAGGAGTGGGACATGCAAGCTGACCAGCACGACAGTGATTGTCCATCATGCGCTGGAACATGGATGTAAGGAACTTCTGGAAGCGTGTCTTCAcctggacagacagacaaacagacacacacacacacaccttctgtttttaatgttataaatTACACTGTTTAACTACAAGCTTAAAGTCATGATCACAAGTTCCACATCTCTACATGAGATTCAAAGATAGCTGAGAATGTTATGTTCTGCTTTTATGTGGTTTTTAACACTGTACAATATCTGTAAAACTGACAAACAGCACAGACTCGTTCAAGCTATGTTATGTTACATTATGCTTTACTTGACATGTTATGCTTTTATTTCTAACTTTTTCTTTAAAAGCATAAAACAGACATTTCAGTTTTAGAGTAGGTATGGCATAAAAACCAATATTACCAATTGATTCCAGAATTTTTAATATGGTGGTACTTGGTTTCTGTGATTCTGTGAAGGTTGTGTAGGGAAGATGAACACGGAACGTAACCATAACAACAGCACATAGAATGAAGTCTAAAGCAACAGGTCCATGGCAacttggaaaaaaagaaaaagtcctAAAAGTCATGTTTGGAGATATTTCGTGTTTAAGTCAGGTGATCAGGGACAAGTTACACAGCCAATATGCAAACGGTGAGCATTcaggacaaaaagagaaagcacCTTAGAGAAAGCACCTAAGACACACACAATTTAAGGTGACCAAGTTTTATAACTTAGCTTCTATTGACATGTCATCAATATGTTCACagcatttattttttctgaTTTTTAACAACTGCATCGGGTGTAGTAATGCGTCACACACAACATTCACAAAGGCTGTAGTAAAAAACATGTCATATTAAAGAAGATACATTAATGGTGTTTGCTCTCCACATCCGAACAGCGGACTATCGGGAGTCATCCAAAACCAAGCCTAAGGCACTTATTTTCTTACTTGCATCGCTCTCTAATCTATCATTTTTGGAGGTCGGTTTGTGCCTTCACGAAATTATTGGTAGCTAGCTTAGTTTTTTCTAGTTTTGCTTGGCATAGTACCTCCAGAGTTCACTCGGACATGCTGTTAGTTTGTTCTATTAGCTTTCTTTAAGGTATGGGAGAAATTACATTAGCAAAGGTTGCTTTTCACATAAAACGTGACAGAATGGTATGATGATTGATTGAACATTCATCATACTCAAAATTTGTTTGATCCAACAAGCCAACAGATTCCCTATAAAAGCAGCCCACATATAAAAATTTTACCTCCTCAAGTGTTTCTCCTCCTGGTGGTGTAAAATCTCGGCAGGCCTGACCCGCTGCATTGGCCATGTTCTTCAGATCTTCTTTTGGCCGGCCCTCAGCAACCCCGAAACCCTgtcaaacacagcacacactgagCAAAGGCATGGGGCTGGTACATTTAGAAGAGGGATCCtgtttcaagattttcagtgaGTGAACAGGTAAGAATGAGAAATTTAAGGGATAAAATAAGATTAGGATAAAGCATGGTAATCAACTATTTAAAGGTCCAGTGCATGGCAAGCATTATTTAGTAAAAGCATTCTTTAGAAAAAGATCAATGTTCTCTTCTTGCTGTGTAGAACAAGAAGCTCACCCTTTCTTTAAGTAAAGGATCCAGCACCATTTCAACACTGGAGGACTGGACGTTGTTTCTTAGAATGATCTTAGCAGTCTAAAGAAAAGTTATAAAAGAGAAACATACATAAATCCCATATCATTTAGGTCTACATCAATGTTCTTAGAGTTTAGTTATAGAATATTTGTAGTCAGTGGCCCATCAGATTGGGTCACTGTGGGTCTATTTCCCTAGAATCTATAAGGTCTAGACCACATTACAGTTCCAATTGTGAATTACTATTGGTCCAGGCTtaggcttaatctgggtctgggaaactggtctcatatgtccagatgtt contains:
- the tigarb gene encoding fructose-2,6-bisphosphatase TIGAR B isoform X2 yields the protein MLTFGLTMVRHGETQYNKDKLLQGQGIDTPLSEVGVRQAEAAGLYLQDIRFTNVFVSNLQRATQTAKIILRNNVQSSSVEMVLDPLLKERGFGVAEGRPKEDLKNMANAAGQACRDFTPPGGETLEEVKTRFQKFLTSMFQRMMDNHCRAGQLACPTPFPTPLSQPVVAGLANDGVADLPIHALVVSHGAYIRVAVRHLVDELCCSLPAGLKMNHVYSACPNTGICRFIITLDLGESGPQPTVVHCIFINRKDHLAILKHLKND
- the tigarb gene encoding fructose-2,6-bisphosphatase TIGAR B isoform X3; the encoded protein is MLTFGLTMVRHGETQYNKDKLLQGQGIDTPLSEVGVRQAEAAGLYLQDIRFTNVFVSNLQRATQGFGVAEGRPKEDLKNMANAAGQACRDFTPPGGETLEEVKTRFQKFLTSMFQRMMDNHCRAGQLACPTPFPTPLSQPVVAGLANDGVADLPIHALVVSHGAYIRVAVRHLVDELCCSLPAGLKMNHVYSACPNTGICRFIITLDLGESGPQPTVVHCIFINRKDHLAILKHLKND
- the tigarb gene encoding fructose-2,6-bisphosphatase TIGAR B isoform X4, yielding MTPPSCGSQPHEPGRAGKSFNFPVVVVYYAYIWLNNGSTGFGVAEGRPKEDLKNMANAAGQACRDFTPPGGETLEEVKTRFQKFLTSMFQRMMDNHCRAGQLACPTPFPTPLSQPVVAGLANDGVADLPIHALVVSHGAYIRVAVRHLVDELCCSLPAGLKMNHVYSACPNTGICRFIITLDLGESGPQPTVVHCIFINRKDHLAILKHLKND
- the tigarb gene encoding fructose-2,6-bisphosphatase TIGAR B isoform X1, whose product is MLTFGLTMVRHGETQYNKDKLLQGMNSVNINTEKNFIFLLQGCGVMFCALTVHLGQGIDTPLSEVGVRQAEAAGLYLQDIRFTNVFVSNLQRATQTAKIILRNNVQSSSVEMVLDPLLKERGFGVAEGRPKEDLKNMANAAGQACRDFTPPGGETLEEVKTRFQKFLTSMFQRMMDNHCRAGQLACPTPFPTPLSQPVVAGLANDGVADLPIHALVVSHGAYIRVAVRHLVDELCCSLPAGLKMNHVYSACPNTGICRFIITLDLGESGPQPTVVHCIFINRKDHLAILKHLKND